The Rhododendron vialii isolate Sample 1 chromosome 5a, ASM3025357v1 genome contains a region encoding:
- the LOC131326425 gene encoding hsp70 nucleotide exchange factor FES1-like isoform X2, producing MAKEGPDWEGLLKWSLANSDGTRPSRNLSEEDRKWFMEAMQSQTLDVIKRMKEITLVMQTPEQVLEEQGVTASDIEDLNSIGGLVPLLGYLKNSHANIRAKAADVVTTVVQNNPKSQQLVMEAKGLEPLLSNFTSDEDITARTKALGAISSLIMHNKPGIAAFRLANGYGALRDALSSENARFQRKALNLIHYLLRENQSDCNVVTELGFPRIMMHLASSEDSEVREAALRGLLELAKDRTDGTQGGFGEEDEKLKQILQDRMNGISAMPMEDLGAVKDERQLVDSLWNACFDEPSSLREKGLLVLPGDDALPPDVAGGHFEPPLRAWAANPEFGRNASTEKKETPLLLGPGPSTEDGARLQVSSNGDADAGDHHRSD from the exons ATGGCGAAAGAAGGACCTGATTGGGAAGGACTGCTCAAGTGGAGCCTCGCTAACTCAGATGGTACTCGTCCTTCTCGTAACTTGAG CGAGGAGGACAGAAAATGGTTCATGGAAGCTATGCAATCTCAAACTTTGGATGTCATCAAGCGAATGAAAGAGATAACTCTCGTTATGCAAACTCCTGAGCAAGTCCTGGAGGAGCAGGGAGTTACTGCTTCAGATATTGAAG ATCTTAACTCAATTGGTGGATTGGTTCCTCTCCTTGGTTACCTGAAGAACTCCCATGCTAATATTCGAGCTAAGGCTGCAGATGTTGTCACCACAGTTGTTCAGAATAACCCAAAGAGTCAACAACTGGTGATGGAAGCAAAGGGCTTGGAACCTCTGCTTTCGAATTTTACTTCAGACGAGGATATTACTGCTCGTACCAAAGCACTTGGAGCAATATCCT CTTTAATCATGCACAACAAGCCGGGAATTGCTGCATTTCGTCTTGCAAATGGTTATGGTGCTCTGAGAGATGCTTTGAGTTCAGAGAATGCGAGATTCCAAAG GAAAGCACTCAACTTAATCCACTACCTACTACGGGAGAACCAGTCTGACTGTAATGTAGTCACTGAGCTAGGGTTTCCTCGGATTATGATGCACCTCGCCTCCAGTGAAGATTCAGAAGTGAGAGAAGCTGCACTTCGCGGCCTCCTTGAGCTTGCCAAAGACAGGACTGATGGAACCCAGGGTGGTTTTGGGGAGGAAGATGAGAAACTGAAGCAAATTCTTCAAGATAGGATGAATGGTATTAGTGCGATGCCTATGGAGGATCTTGGGGCTGTCAAGGACGAGAGGCAGCTTGTGGATTCCCTCTGGAATGCCTGTTTTGACGAGCCGTCTTCTCTTAGGGAGAAGGGGCTTCTTGTTCTTCCAGGGGATGATGCACTTCCACCTGATGTTGCCGGTGGGCATTTTGAACCTCCTCTGAGAGCCTGGGCTGCAAATCCCGAATTTGGTAGGAATGCTAGTACTGAAAAGAAGGAAACCCCTTTGTTGCTTGGTCCAGGTCCTTCAACAGAGGATGGAGCCCGTCTCCAAGTTAGCTCAAATGGAGATGCTGATGCAGGTGACCACCACCGTAGTGACTAG
- the LOC131326424 gene encoding uncharacterized protein LOC131326424, producing MASIAPLQALTSARISATQSTGNPSLSRFCSASTLTGAKVSPRKTRERKTKNGPLTVVSAVGDVSSAGTTYLIAGAIAVALVGTAFPILFSRKDVCPECDGAGFVRQSERTLRANAARKDQTQIVCARCSGLGKLSQIDK from the exons ATGGCTTCAATTGCTCCTCTTCAGGCTCTCACTTCTGCCAGGATTTCAGCAACACAATCAACTGGGAACCCATCTCTGTCCAGATTCTGCTCTGCATCGACGTTAACGGGTGCGAAGGTTTCGCCTCGGAAAACGAGGGAGAGGAAGACCAAGAACGGACCTTTGACGGTAGTCTCTGCCGTTGGAGACGTATCATCTGCGGGAACCACGTATCTGATTGCCGGTGCGATAGCTGTGGCGCTCGTCGGAACCGCCTTCCCTATTCTCTTCTCCCGCAAGGACGT GTGTCCTGAATGCGATGGTGCGGGTTTCGTTAGGCAATCTGAGAGAACCCTAAGAGCGAATGCGGCTCGGAAAGACCAGACGCAGATTGTGTGTGCTCGTTGCAGTGGCCTTGGCAAGCTCAGCCAAATTGACAAATAG
- the LOC131326425 gene encoding hsp70 nucleotide exchange factor FES1-like isoform X1, whose amino-acid sequence MAKEGPDWEGLLKWSLANSDGTRPSRNLSEEDRKWFMEAMQSQTLDVIKRMKEITLVMQTPEQVLEEQGVTASDIEDMLEELQEHVESIDMANDLNSIGGLVPLLGYLKNSHANIRAKAADVVTTVVQNNPKSQQLVMEAKGLEPLLSNFTSDEDITARTKALGAISSLIMHNKPGIAAFRLANGYGALRDALSSENARFQRKALNLIHYLLRENQSDCNVVTELGFPRIMMHLASSEDSEVREAALRGLLELAKDRTDGTQGGFGEEDEKLKQILQDRMNGISAMPMEDLGAVKDERQLVDSLWNACFDEPSSLREKGLLVLPGDDALPPDVAGGHFEPPLRAWAANPEFGRNASTEKKETPLLLGPGPSTEDGARLQVSSNGDADAGDHHRSD is encoded by the exons ATGGCGAAAGAAGGACCTGATTGGGAAGGACTGCTCAAGTGGAGCCTCGCTAACTCAGATGGTACTCGTCCTTCTCGTAACTTGAG CGAGGAGGACAGAAAATGGTTCATGGAAGCTATGCAATCTCAAACTTTGGATGTCATCAAGCGAATGAAAGAGATAACTCTCGTTATGCAAACTCCTGAGCAAGTCCTGGAGGAGCAGGGAGTTACTGCTTCAGATATTGAAG ATATGCTAGAGGAGCTACAGGAGCATGTCGAGTCCATTGACATGGCTAACG ATCTTAACTCAATTGGTGGATTGGTTCCTCTCCTTGGTTACCTGAAGAACTCCCATGCTAATATTCGAGCTAAGGCTGCAGATGTTGTCACCACAGTTGTTCAGAATAACCCAAAGAGTCAACAACTGGTGATGGAAGCAAAGGGCTTGGAACCTCTGCTTTCGAATTTTACTTCAGACGAGGATATTACTGCTCGTACCAAAGCACTTGGAGCAATATCCT CTTTAATCATGCACAACAAGCCGGGAATTGCTGCATTTCGTCTTGCAAATGGTTATGGTGCTCTGAGAGATGCTTTGAGTTCAGAGAATGCGAGATTCCAAAG GAAAGCACTCAACTTAATCCACTACCTACTACGGGAGAACCAGTCTGACTGTAATGTAGTCACTGAGCTAGGGTTTCCTCGGATTATGATGCACCTCGCCTCCAGTGAAGATTCAGAAGTGAGAGAAGCTGCACTTCGCGGCCTCCTTGAGCTTGCCAAAGACAGGACTGATGGAACCCAGGGTGGTTTTGGGGAGGAAGATGAGAAACTGAAGCAAATTCTTCAAGATAGGATGAATGGTATTAGTGCGATGCCTATGGAGGATCTTGGGGCTGTCAAGGACGAGAGGCAGCTTGTGGATTCCCTCTGGAATGCCTGTTTTGACGAGCCGTCTTCTCTTAGGGAGAAGGGGCTTCTTGTTCTTCCAGGGGATGATGCACTTCCACCTGATGTTGCCGGTGGGCATTTTGAACCTCCTCTGAGAGCCTGGGCTGCAAATCCCGAATTTGGTAGGAATGCTAGTACTGAAAAGAAGGAAACCCCTTTGTTGCTTGGTCCAGGTCCTTCAACAGAGGATGGAGCCCGTCTCCAAGTTAGCTCAAATGGAGATGCTGATGCAGGTGACCACCACCGTAGTGACTAG
- the LOC131326428 gene encoding light-harvesting complex-like protein OHP1, chloroplastic yields MATTLPSISSSFLPTIHHQNPQFSLFHAPKPKIKTSRDRVAFKIQAAKLPAGVELPKVEPTFKAPFAGFTRTAEIWNSRACMIGLIGTFIVELIINKGILQLIGVEIGKGLDLPL; encoded by the exons ATGGCTACTACTCTGCCATCCATTTCATCCTCTTTCCTCCCAACGATCCACCATCAAAATCCTCAATTCTCCCTCTTCCATGCTCcgaaaccaaaaatcaaaacctcCCGAGACCGCGTCGCTTTCAAGATCCAGGCTGCTAAGCTTCCTGCAGGG gtAGAATTGCCAAAAGTGGAGCCAACGTTCAAAGCACCATTTGCTGGGTTCACAAGGACTGCAGAAATATGGAACTCTAGAGCTTGTATGATTGGCCTCATTGGGACTTTCATTGTGGAATTG ATCATAAACAAGGGAATCCTTCAACTGATTGGGGTGGAAATTGGGAAAGGTCTTGATCTCCCTCTATGA
- the LOC131326423 gene encoding amino acid transporter AVT1E-like translates to MKGDEDLGPDRGMDFETDDEENQAERVCEDDGDYESESDVTAPSRSASMHQNIDNPTWPQSYRLSMDMYTSATPPNISFLTGSFLISARKRSQAGAHSSLPADHFQSSTEPLIYPATSLDKDEVPTSYLPGEKLSATSSQLSRFSNCQSVPTMQQCSYAQSLLNAINVLCGIGLLSTPYALKQGGWWSLAILFIFGIITCFTGILLKRCLETSPRLQTYPDIGQAAFGTPGRIFLSIFLYIELYSSCVEYLIMMSDNLSALFPNANMNFSGIHLDSYQLCMITSTLIILPTVWLRNLSLLSVISVGGVFTAGAVSLCLLWVGVVDQVGFHPSGPALDLAKLPVTLGLFGFCYGSHSVFPNIYSSMKEPSKFPSVLIISFSASCLLYAAVAVCGFLMFGHSTKSQFTLNMPSGFMASKVAAWTTVVAPVTKYALTITPVAFSLEELLPSALDRSYSISILIRTILVFSTLVVALTVPYFGSVMAFIGSSLVMLIALIFPCACYLSICRDRLTKLQIWVCILIMNVGLICAIVGTYSAITTIGDEKV, encoded by the exons ATGAAGGGGGATGAGGATCTCGGGCCGGATCGCGGGATGGATTTCGAGACCGACGACGAGGAAAACCAGGCCGAAAGGGTTTGCGAAGACGACGGCGACTACGAATCAGAGTCTGATGTCACGGCCCCGTCGCGAAGTGCTTCCATGCATCAAAACATTGACAACCCAACATGGCCTCAAAGTTACAG GCTGTCCATGGACATGTACACAAGCGCGACACCCCCCAACATTAGCTTCCTAACAGGCTCTTTCTTGATATCAGCCCGCAAGAGATCTCAGGCTGGTGCTCATTCTTCTCTGCCTGCAGACCATTTCCAGAGTAGTACTGAACCCCTCATTTATCCAGCAACTAGCTTGGACAAAGATGAAGTCCCTACTTCATACTTACCGGGTGAAAAATTATCTGCAACTAGTTCTCAGCTGTCAAGGTTCTCTAATTGTCAATCGGTTCCGACAATGCAGCAGTGTTCATATGCACAATCCCTTCTTAATG CAATCAATGTACTATGTGGAATAGGACTCCTTTCAACACCATATGCACTCAAACAAGGAGGGTGGTGGAGCCTCGCCATTCTCTTCATCTTCGGTATCATTACTTGCTTCACTGGAATTCTTTTGAAGCGTTGTTTAGAAACCTCTCCTCGTCTCCAAACGTACCCAGATATTGGACAAGCGGCATTTGGAACCCCTGGTCGTATATTTTTATCC ATATTCTTGTACATAGAGTTATAT tcatcttgcGTGGAATACTTGATTATGATGAGTGACAATCTTTCTGCACTGTTCCCAAATGCCAATATGAATTTCTCCGGAATTCACCTTGACTCTTATCAACTCTGCATGATCACATCAACACTCATCATACTTCCAACTGTTTGGCTTCGAAACCTTAGCTTGCTGTCGGTTATTTCAG TTGGAGGAGTATTCACAGCTGGTGCTGTGTCACTATGCCTGTTGTGGGTTGGAGTGGTTGACCAAGTTGGTTTTCACCCAAGTGGACCAGCTTTGGACCTTGCAAAGCTTCCTGTCACACTTGGGCTTTTTGGTTTCTGCTATGGGAGCCATTCAGTTTTCCCAAATATCTATTCTTCAATGAAGGAACCGTCAAAGTTTCCCTCTGTTCTAATAATCAG CTTCAGTGCATCTTGTTTACTGTATGCTGCGGTTGCAGTATGTGGCTTTTTGATGTTTGGTCACTCAACGAAATCACAGTTTACCTTAAACATGCCCTCGGGATTTATGGCTTCCAAAGTCGCAGCATGGACCACG GTTGTTGCGCCTGTCACCAAGTATGCCTTGACAATTACCCCTGTAGCATTCAGTTTAGAGGAACTCTTGCCTTCGGCTCTGGATAGATCTTACAGCATATCAATACTCATCAGAACGATTTTAGTGTTCTCAACTTTAGTTGTGGCATTGACAGTTCCATACTTCG GTTCAGTGATGGCCTTTATTGGATCTTCGCTTGTCATGCTCATT
- the LOC131326426 gene encoding thaumatin-like protein has translation MPPSSHVFCFLFLLSSLSVTNGAQLILVNNCNESIWPGMLGGAGQPTPKDGGFQLSSGEESVIDVPEKWSGRIWARQGCSFDASGKGTCETGDCANQLHCRGMGGVPPATVVEMTLGTSVSPLHFYDVSLVDGFNLPVSMAPVGGGIGCGVAACVVDLNICCPSMLEERIGGKVVGCKSACLAMQSAKYCCTGSYGNPQTCKPTLFSHLFKAICPKAYSYAFDDSSSLNKCRASRYVITFCPPK, from the exons ATGCCACCTTCCTCGCATGTCTTCTGCTTTCTGTTCTTATTGTCCTCCCTCTCTGTCACAA ATGGGGCTCAACTTATACTTGTAAACAACTGCAATGAAAGCATATGGCCAGGAATGCTAGGCGGCGCTGGTCAGCCTACGCCAAAAGATGGGGGGTTTCAACTGAGCAGCGGTGAGGAATCAGTCATTGACGTGCCAGAGAAGTGGTCAGGGAGAATTTGGGCCAG GCAAGGTTGCAGTTTCGACGCCAGTGGAAAAGGCACTTGTGAAACCGGAGATTGCGCCAACCAACTCCACTGTCGGGGCATGGGCGGAGTACCACCGGCCACGGTGGTGGAAATGACGCTCGGGACATCAGTTTCACCCTTGCATTTCTACGACGTGAGCTTGGTGGATGGATTCAACTTGCCGGTATCAATGGCTCCTGTGGGAGGCGGTATCGGGTGTGGAGTGGCGGCTTGCGTGGTGGATTTGAACATTTGTTGCCCGTCGATGTTGGAGGAGAGGATAGGAGGGAAAGTGGTGGGGTGCAAGAGTGCTTGTTTGGCTATGCAATCGGCCAAGTATTGTTGCACTGGGAGTTATGGGAACCCCCAAACTTGCAAACCAACACTGTTTTCTCACCTGTTCAAGGCAATATGTCCTAAAGCCTATAGTTACGCTTTCGATGACTCTTCTAGCCTTAACAAGTGCAGGGCTTCACGCTATGTCATCACTTTCTGCCCACCCAAATGA